A part of Solea solea chromosome 8, fSolSol10.1, whole genome shotgun sequence genomic DNA contains:
- the rfc5 gene encoding replication factor C subunit 5 produces the protein MTSINKASLQTRNLPWVEKYRPQTLDDLISHKDILSTIQRFISEDKLPHLLFYGPPGTGKTSTILACARQLYKDKEFNSMVLELNASDDRGIDVVRGPVLSFASTRTIFKRGFKLVILDEADAMTQDAQNALRRVIEKFTENTRFCLICNYLSKIIPALQSRCTRFRFGPLNPDQMIPRLEHVVQQESIDVSPDGMKAIVTLSSGDMRRSLNILQSTSMAYGKVTEDTVYTCTGHPLRSDIANILDWSLNKDFTSAYKQILQLKTLKGLALHDILTEVHLLIHRVDFPPAIRIGLLIKLADIEHRLASGTDEKIQLSAMVAAFQAVRDMVVSEAS, from the exons ATGACGTCCATAAACAAAGCGTCGCTACAGACGCGAAATCTTCCCTG GGTTGAAAAGTACAGGCCACAGACACTGGATGATCTAATCTCACACAAAGATATTCTTAGCACCA tcCAGCGGTTCATCAGCGAGGACAAACTTCCTCATCTTTTGTTCTATGGTCCCCCTGGAACAGGAAAGACCTCTACCATCCTCGCTTGTGCCAGGCAGCTTTACAAAGACAAGGAGTTCAACTCTATGGTGTTAGAG CTTAACGCATCAGATGACCGAGGTATTGATGTCGTACGAGGCCCCGTTCTGAGTTTTGCCAGCACCCGGACAATCTTCAA GAGGGGCTTCAAGTTGGTGATACTGGACGAGGCTGATGCCATGACCCAGGATGCCCAGAATGCCTTACGTCGAG tgATTGAGAAGTTCACAGAAAACACTCGCTTCTGTCTCATCTGTAACTACCTGTCCAAGATCATTCCTGCACTGCAGTCTCGCTGCACCAGGTTTCGCTTTGGCCCGTTGAACCCGGACCAGATGATCCCGCGCCTGGAGCACGTAGTCCAACAGGAGAG TATTGATGTATCTCCAGATGGAATGAAGGCCATTGTGACTTTATCATCAGGCGATATGAGAAGATCTCTCAACATACTGCAG AGCACCAGTATGGCGTATGGGAAAGTCACAGAGGACACAGTTTACACCTGCACAGGTCACCCGCTCCGCTCAGATATCGCCAACATCCTTGACTGGTCTCTCAACAAAGACTTCACTTCAGCGTATAAGC AAATCCTTCAGCTGAAGACTTTGAAAGGTTTGGCCCTGCATGACATCCTCACCGAGGTTCATTTACTCATACATCGAG TGGACTTTCCTCCAGCTATTCGGATTGGTCTGCTCATCAAGTTGGCTGACATAGA